The following coding sequences lie in one Drosophila sulfurigaster albostrigata strain 15112-1811.04 chromosome 2R, ASM2355843v2, whole genome shotgun sequence genomic window:
- the LOC133838353 gene encoding dual specificity protein kinase TTK, protein MTTPAPRRVRDLLAFYSDSEDEGSTAPCKPTDAHPIGDRKPQAINNADKENVLQEPKTNFNAATPSFNMLPRRRAEMVMMDSDSDDEDHNLNCAILNDSFVLSPVQELTGNTSSEPLIAAVPLKPNDSNLSFLGRFGSMGIDCSGTTNKSPKQAHHIPNKKPPPRSMHIISEHRKALDSQTPLRAAPAAAAAKSQAKPEVEFVTPQVGSISSRRTTQKTRNEQLDNEFRFQKVLFQTPMTVSRNAPFASDSLTFSLCDTISESPDTPAAPPVQLKEMPPSGKSKKSLEGAFGQAEQLKATIPELPLPIATATDKPDNAAKANSNVLKIKQHAYQMVKKLGCGGSSSVYLARRQDNGQEFALKVVDLQADPLVVQGYLNETKLLEKLQGNICVVSLYDYELLRAESKLYMVMEKGDCDLNKILQGFTTNLPLYNLMNILYQMLQAVNYIHQHGVIHSDLKPANFLMANGRLKLIDFGIASNIAVDSTSIIKFSQAGTFNYISPEALTDISSGSSPMRGGNQPKIKISTKSDVWSLGCILYLLLYQKTPFGHIRNINAKMNAIANPSSSIEYPALPIYYPLMLVHMVKNCLQLNPKKRPSCVELLQYPFHMVIPLQNLQLAAKR, encoded by the exons ATGACTACACCTGCACCACGCCGCGTTAGagatttgttggcattttacTCGGATTCGGAAGATGAAGGCAGCACAGCGCCCTGCAAGCCAACGGACGCGCATCCAATTGGCGACAGGAAACCGCAAGCTAT TAACAATGCGGACAAGGAGAATGTGTTACAAGAGCCAAAGACAAATTTCAATGCGGCAACACCCAGCTTCAATATGCT gCCTAGAAGACGTGCTGAGATGGTCATGATGGACTCAGATAGCGATGATGAAGATCACAATCTCAACTGCGCCATTCTCAACGACTCCTTTGTACTCAGTCCCGTGCAGGAGCTGACGGGCAACACATCTAGTGAACCTTTGATTGCTGCCGTTCCATTGAAGCCGAATGACTCCAATTTGTCGTTTCTGGGACGCTTTGGAAGCATGGGCATCGACTGTAGTGGCACTACCAACAAATCGCCAAAGCAGGCACACCATATCCCCAATAAGAAACCTCCGCCACGATCGATGCACATCATTTCCGAGCATCGCAAGGCGTTGGACAGCCAAACACCACTGAGAGCcgctccagcagcagctgcggccAAGTCGCAAGCGAAGCCCGAGGTGGAGTTTGTGACGCCACAGGTGGGCAGCATTAGCTCACGACGAACCACACAAAAGACGCGCAACGAGCAGCTGGACAATGAGTTTCGCTTCCAAAAAGTGCTCTTCCAGACGCCCATGACCGTCAGTCGCAATGCGCCATTTGCCAGCGATAGTCTGACCTTCTCGCTGTGTGACACCATCAGCGAGAGTCCTGACACACCGGCTGCTCCTCCAGTGCAGCTCAAAGAGATGCCGCCAAGcggaaaatcaaaaaagtcACTTGAAGGCGCCTTTGGTCAAGCGGAGCAACTTAAAGCCACAATTCCAGAACTGCCGCTGCCCATTGCCACAGCAACTGATAAGCCAGATAATGCTGCCAAAGCCAACTCGAATGTACTGAAAATCAAACAACACGCTTATCAGATGGTCAAGAAACTGGGCTGCGGAGGCTCCAGTTCCGTTTACTTGGCGCGTCGCCAGGATAATGGTCAGGAGTTTGCCTTGAAGGTGGTTGATCTTCAAGCCGATCCTCTCGTGGTGCAGGGGTATCTCAATGAAACCAAGCTGCTGGAGAAACTGCAGGGCAACATTTGCGTTGTCTCGCTCTACGATTA TGAACTGTTGCGTGCTGAGTCCAAGCTGTACATGGTGATGGAGAAGGGTGATTGCGATTTGAACAAGATACTCCAAGGATTCACCACCAATCTGCCACTGTACAATCTGATGAACATACTCTATCAAATGCTGCAGGCCGTCAACTATATACATCAGCATGGTGTTATCCATTCCGATCTGAAGCCAGCCAACTTTCTCATGGCCAATGGTCGACTCAAGCTGATTGACTTTGGTATTGCCAGCAACATTGCGGTAGACTCGACAAGCATCATCAAATTCTCGCAAGCTGGCACCTTCAACTACATCAGTCCCGAGGCCTTGACCGACATCTCTAGCGGCTCCAGTCCCATGCGTGGTGGCAATCAGCCGAAGATTAAGATCTCCACGAAGTCGGATGTGTGGTCGTTGGGCTGCATCTTGTATCTGCTGCTGTATCAGAAGACGCCCTTTGGCCACATACGCAACATCAACGCGAAGATGAACGCAATTGCGAAtccgagcagcagcatcgagtATCCTGCGCTGCCCATTTATTATCCTCTAATGCTAGTCCAC ATGGTCAAGAACTGTTTGCAACTGAATCCCAAGAAGCGGCCTTCATGTGTGGAGCTGTTGCAGTATCCTTTCCACATGGTTATTCCCCTACAGAATCTTCAGCTGGCGGCCAAGCGTTAA
- the LOC133838352 gene encoding ribosome-binding protein 1 isoform X3 codes for MDFHILIVIGCVFTASLLSFLFINKIFRRKTFEEVVAEKRALSANLYAQNKSGGNAASQRKPKKKELKREKKQRQREQQKDNASSNNEQDEQEDFSDGHSEEQNLEEEPGLSKQHVEFDPDPEVLNEQRRTSVNAEKENQANNNNINNNTKKGKKDKRNGAGPKAAAATAAVGILVNKNEAINVKQTPVEETPVLNNFEARPPKDVVELKKQEQKERKEENTKQQAQKKNGGAAAKKEKPTAAAVALINAAIEQPVEVPHVPKQQQVLKQQQQIGSPKLQNNVNKNKQQVNKKQQKETTLAAKDLVQALDKLAEHQTIGVSALMNVFSRAELNRSEIQILIDYLLNKQQDMPANHGDWSDDICQKLKRQLEEKEKQLAEEQEASIGIQAKLRELRQEVNTERAQMHGRSQAYNDKLASLNQDLVNANDKLTALGQDLAAANKERNELQAKLLHEKQASSQDLLLQLQRLQQDLVHKEKVIAEMTSFLNAESQQKNELIQQQTKQLLSLEQQRDELEARLNNSVFELEQRKQLETQNTELQLELRNLNNALETAKAELLQSQADLQRVCSTELPELRQQTAALEASNVTLNQQLSQANSHAVQANAQQSEQAQAQSEALIALQAELRALNDVQATQKQQNSTLQSQLVEAQQRAEQLQGKEKQLQQELQEQREKNNDVRLKNWKLIEALQNAEANARATIITTSTAKTKTNTALSVGQQHKQLQEQQQLQQQQQKLTAAANGALSGGNSAKGEQQRIRELYQRLYPDAVKAHAGNALSASFDEWLEQVLATHLKQQQQKQLLLAAQSSSNKSTQSTNNGSSNSSSSEHNSNNNNNNTHNNISSNNSNSNSKSLFVSAAEQQELQTQNLKLRKRNDELTQLVTKTSNTLIDLEQRAREQDDHWRGIVSEKEQLISKLQHASNGEQDI; via the exons ATGGATTTCCACATACTGATTGTCATTGGTTGTGTGTTCACGGCATCTCTGTTGTCCTTTCTGTTCATCAACAAGATCTTTCGGCGTAAGACCTTCGAGGAGGTTGTAGCCGAGAAGCGCGCACTCAGCGCCAATTTGTATGCCCAGAATAAATCTGGTGGCAATGCAGCCTCCCAGCGGAAGCCCAAGAAGAAGGAGCTGAAGCGGGAGAagaagcagcgacagcgtGAACAGCAAAAGGAtaatgccagcagcaacaacgagcagGACGAACAGGAAGACTTCTCTGATGGTCATTCCGAGGAGCAGAATTTGGAAGAGGAACCCGGTTTGTCCAAGCAGCATGTCGAATTCGATCCGGATCCAGAAGTGTTGAACGAGCAGCGTCGCACTAGCGTCAATGCTGAGAAGGAGAACCAagccaacaataataacatcaacaacaacaccaagaaGGGCAAGAAGGACAAACGCAATGGAGCTGGACCCAAGGCTGCTGCAGCTACGGCTGCTGTCGGCATTCTGGTCAACAAGAATGAAGCGATCAACGTTAAGCAGACGCCAGTTGAGGAAACGCCCGTGTTGAACAACTTTGAGGCACGTCCGCCCAAGGATGTCGTCGAGCTGAAGAAGCAGGAGCAAAAGGAACGCAAGGAGGAAAACACCAAGCAGCAGGCTCAAAAGAAGAATGGCGGCGCTGCTGCCAAGAAGGAGAAACCAACCGCTGCTGCCGTGGCCCTCATCAATGCCGCCATTGAACAGCCTGTTGAGGTGCCACATGTgcccaagcagcagcaggtgctcaagcaacagcagcaaatcgGTTCACCCAAATTGCAGAACAATGTGAACAAGAACAAGCAACAGGTCAACAAGAAACAGCAGAAGGAAACAACTCTCGCAGCCAAGGATCTTGTCCAGGCTCTCGACAAGCTCGCCGAGCATCAGACCATTGGCGTCTCGGCTCTGATGAATGTCTTCTCACGTGCCGAACTCAATCGCTCCGAGATACAAATACTCATTGATTATCTGTTGAACAAACAGCAAGATATGCCCGCTAATCATGGCGATTGGTCCGATGACATCTGCCAGAAACTAAAGCGTCAActggaggagaaggagaaacaACTGGCTGAGGAACAGGAGGCCTCCATTGGCATCCAGGCTAAATTGCGTGAGCTGCGCCAAGAGGTGAATACCGAGCGTGCTCAAATGCATGGACGCAGCCAGGCCTACAACGACAAATTGGCCTCATTGAATCAGGATCTGGTCAATGCCAATGACAAATTGACCGCATTGGGTCAGGATCTGGCTGCTGCCAATAAGGAGCGTAATGAGTTGCAGGCCAAGTTATTGCACGAGAAACAGGCCAGCTCGCAAGATCTGTTGCTACAGCTGCAGCGTCTGCAGCAGGATCTGGTGCACAAGGAGAAGGTCATTGCGGAAATGACGAGCTTTTTGAACGCCGAGTCACAACAAAAGAATGAGCTGATTCAACAGCAGACAAAGCAACTGCTCTCACTGGAGCAGCAGCGCGATGAGCTCGAGGCTCGCCTCAATAACAGTGTCTTTGAGCTGGAGCAACGCAAGCAGCTCGAGACCCAGAACACTGAACTCCAGCTGGAGCTGCGCAATCTGAACAATGCTCTTGAGACGGCTAAGGCCGAACTGTTGCAATCCCAGGCCGATCTGCAACGCGTCTGCAGCACAGAATTGCCCGAGTTGCGTCAACAGACGGCCGCTCTGGAGGCCAGCAATGTCACACTCAACCAGCAGTTGAGCCAGGCCAACAGTCATGCGGTCCAGGCGAATGCCCAGCAATCGGAGCAGGCCCAAGCACAGTCCGAGGCTCTCATTGCACTTCAAGCCGAGCTGCGTGCCCTCAACGATGTCCAGGCCACACAGAAACAGCAGAATAGCACGCTGCAGTCGCAGCTTGTGGAGGCTCAACAGCGTGCCGAGCAGCTGCAGGGCAAGGAGAAGCAGTTGCAGCAGGAGCTGCAAGAGCAGCGCGAGAAAAATAAT GACGTTCGTCTGAAAAATTGGAAGTTGATTGAAGCGTTGCAAAATGCCGAAGCAAACGCtagagcaacaataataacaacatcaacagcaaagaCGAAAACAAATACAGCGCTAAGCGTAGGC caacaacacaagcagctgcaggagcaacaacaattgcaacagcagcaacaaaagttgACAGCTGCTGCCAACGGCGCTTTGAGCGGTGGCAACTCGGCAAAGGGCGAACAGCAACGCATTCGCGAGCTGTACCAGCGTTTGTATCCGGATGCAGTTAAGGCGCATGCGGGCAACGCACTCAGCGCCTCCTTTGACGAGTGGCTGGAGCAGGTGCTGGCCACACacctgaagcagcagcaacagaagcagctgcTACTCGCAGCCCAGAGCAGTAGTAATAAGTCCACACAATCAACaaacaatggcagcagcaacagtagcagcagcgaacacaacagcaacaacaacaataataatacccaCAACAATATTAGTAGCAATAATAGTAATTCGAATAGCAAATCCCTCTTCGTTAGTGCTGCCGAGCAGCAAGAGCTGCAAACACAGAACCTAAAGCTGCGCAAGCGCAACGACGAACTCACGCAGCTGGTCACAAAGACG AGCAACACTCTGATTGACTTGGAGCAGCGAGCACGCGAGCAAGACGATCACTGGCGTGGCATTGTTAGCGAAAAGGAGCAGCTCATCTCGAAGCTGCAGCATGCCTCAAATGGCGAGCAA GACATTTAA
- the LOC133838356 gene encoding transmembrane protein 192 yields MDSDAAAGAAIPTSSGSQGQQNRDTDELLDPVLFSNDNGAYKLKTVPAFSIHLLISTIISCVGIGLATLFPEDRRCDAYFIMLYLRATFWVITFLFDHFVKKQHDNLRMNGYHDFHRETSMQKGVPLQIVSLWNSMLLGVQALIHHYYGNDFEKHCAEGWLSPISYITTFNVAENLLLAATHGCYINKVLKFNKAKLAPDVLRGADRASGSLGLMQPGGDTAELLERQADLISYLKDHTYKINQKLHQMQTNVRPLRVPQIP; encoded by the exons ATGGATTCCGATGCAGCAGCTGGCGCAGCTATACCAACCAGCAGTGGAAGCCAAGGGCAACAGAATCGCGACACTGACGAGCTGCTTGATCCCGTGCTGTTCTCTAACGACAATGGCGCATATAAGCTGAAAACCGTGCCTGCATTTAG tatACATTTGCTTATCTCGACGATCATTTCGTGTGTGGGCATTGGCCTGGCGACCCTGTTCCCAGAGGATCGACGCTGCGATGCCTACTTTATAATGCTCTACTTGCGCGCCACCTTCTGGGTGATCACTTTC CTCTTTGATCACTTTGTGAAGAAACAGCACGATAATCTCCGCATGAATGGATATCACGACTTCCATCGAGAGACGAGCATGCAGAAGGGTGTGCCATTGCAAATTGTGTCGCTGTGGAACTCGATGCTGCTCGGAGTCCAGGCCCTCATCCATCACTATTACGGCAATGACTTCGAGAAGCATTGCGCCGAGGGCTGGCTGTCGCCCATCAGTTACATTACCACCTTCAATGTGGCCGAGAATCTTCTGCTCGCCGCCACCCATGGCTGCTATATAA ATAAGGTATTGAAGTTCAATAAGGCAAAGCTGGCGCCAGATGTTTTGCGTGGCGCAGATCGTGCCAGCGGCTCTTTGGGTCTCATGCAGCCGGGAGGCGACACTGCTGAGCTGCTCGAGAGGCAAGCGGATCTGATCAGTTATCTGAAGGATCACACATATAAGATCAACCAGAAGCTGCACCAGATGCAGACGAATGTGCGTCCGTTGCGTGTGCCGCAAATTCCTTAA
- the LOC133838352 gene encoding putative uncharacterized protein DDB_G0271606 isoform X1 — translation MDFHILIVIGCVFTASLLSFLFINKIFRRKTFEEVVAEKRALSANLYAQNKSGGNAASQRKPKKKELKREKKQRQREQQKDNASSNNEQDEQEDFSDGHSEEQNLEEEPGLSKQHVEFDPDPEVLNEQRRTSVNAEKENQANNNNINNNTKKGKKDKRNGAGPKAAAATAAVGILVNKNEAINVKQTPVEETPVLNNFEARPPKDVVELKKQEQKERKEENTKQQAQKKNGGAAAKKEKPTAAAVALINAAIEQPVEVPHVPKQQQVLKQQQQIGSPKLQNNVNKNKQQVNKKQQKETTLAAKDLVQALDKLAEHQTIGVSALMNVFSRAELNRSEIQILIDYLLNKQQDMPANHGDWSDDICQKLKRQLEEKEKQLAEEQEASIGIQAKLRELRQEVNTERAQMHGRSQAYNDKLASLNQDLVNANDKLTALGQDLAAANKERNELQAKLLHEKQASSQDLLLQLQRLQQDLVHKEKVIAEMTSFLNAESQQKNELIQQQTKQLLSLEQQRDELEARLNNSVFELEQRKQLETQNTELQLELRNLNNALETAKAELLQSQADLQRVCSTELPELRQQTAALEASNVTLNQQLSQANSHAVQANAQQSEQAQAQSEALIALQAELRALNDVQATQKQQNSTLQSQLVEAQQRAEQLQGKEKQLQQELQEQREKNNQQHKQLQEQQQLQQQQQKLTAAANGALSGGNSAKGEQQRIRELYQRLYPDAVKAHAGNALSASFDEWLEQVLATHLKQQQQKQLLLAAQSSSNKSTQSTNNGSSNSSSSEHNSNNNNNNTHNNISSNNSNSNSKSLFVSAAEQQELQTQNLKLRKRNDELTQLVTKTSNTLIDLEQRAREQDDHWRGIVSEKEQLISKLQHASNGEQDI, via the exons ATGGATTTCCACATACTGATTGTCATTGGTTGTGTGTTCACGGCATCTCTGTTGTCCTTTCTGTTCATCAACAAGATCTTTCGGCGTAAGACCTTCGAGGAGGTTGTAGCCGAGAAGCGCGCACTCAGCGCCAATTTGTATGCCCAGAATAAATCTGGTGGCAATGCAGCCTCCCAGCGGAAGCCCAAGAAGAAGGAGCTGAAGCGGGAGAagaagcagcgacagcgtGAACAGCAAAAGGAtaatgccagcagcaacaacgagcagGACGAACAGGAAGACTTCTCTGATGGTCATTCCGAGGAGCAGAATTTGGAAGAGGAACCCGGTTTGTCCAAGCAGCATGTCGAATTCGATCCGGATCCAGAAGTGTTGAACGAGCAGCGTCGCACTAGCGTCAATGCTGAGAAGGAGAACCAagccaacaataataacatcaacaacaacaccaagaaGGGCAAGAAGGACAAACGCAATGGAGCTGGACCCAAGGCTGCTGCAGCTACGGCTGCTGTCGGCATTCTGGTCAACAAGAATGAAGCGATCAACGTTAAGCAGACGCCAGTTGAGGAAACGCCCGTGTTGAACAACTTTGAGGCACGTCCGCCCAAGGATGTCGTCGAGCTGAAGAAGCAGGAGCAAAAGGAACGCAAGGAGGAAAACACCAAGCAGCAGGCTCAAAAGAAGAATGGCGGCGCTGCTGCCAAGAAGGAGAAACCAACCGCTGCTGCCGTGGCCCTCATCAATGCCGCCATTGAACAGCCTGTTGAGGTGCCACATGTgcccaagcagcagcaggtgctcaagcaacagcagcaaatcgGTTCACCCAAATTGCAGAACAATGTGAACAAGAACAAGCAACAGGTCAACAAGAAACAGCAGAAGGAAACAACTCTCGCAGCCAAGGATCTTGTCCAGGCTCTCGACAAGCTCGCCGAGCATCAGACCATTGGCGTCTCGGCTCTGATGAATGTCTTCTCACGTGCCGAACTCAATCGCTCCGAGATACAAATACTCATTGATTATCTGTTGAACAAACAGCAAGATATGCCCGCTAATCATGGCGATTGGTCCGATGACATCTGCCAGAAACTAAAGCGTCAActggaggagaaggagaaacaACTGGCTGAGGAACAGGAGGCCTCCATTGGCATCCAGGCTAAATTGCGTGAGCTGCGCCAAGAGGTGAATACCGAGCGTGCTCAAATGCATGGACGCAGCCAGGCCTACAACGACAAATTGGCCTCATTGAATCAGGATCTGGTCAATGCCAATGACAAATTGACCGCATTGGGTCAGGATCTGGCTGCTGCCAATAAGGAGCGTAATGAGTTGCAGGCCAAGTTATTGCACGAGAAACAGGCCAGCTCGCAAGATCTGTTGCTACAGCTGCAGCGTCTGCAGCAGGATCTGGTGCACAAGGAGAAGGTCATTGCGGAAATGACGAGCTTTTTGAACGCCGAGTCACAACAAAAGAATGAGCTGATTCAACAGCAGACAAAGCAACTGCTCTCACTGGAGCAGCAGCGCGATGAGCTCGAGGCTCGCCTCAATAACAGTGTCTTTGAGCTGGAGCAACGCAAGCAGCTCGAGACCCAGAACACTGAACTCCAGCTGGAGCTGCGCAATCTGAACAATGCTCTTGAGACGGCTAAGGCCGAACTGTTGCAATCCCAGGCCGATCTGCAACGCGTCTGCAGCACAGAATTGCCCGAGTTGCGTCAACAGACGGCCGCTCTGGAGGCCAGCAATGTCACACTCAACCAGCAGTTGAGCCAGGCCAACAGTCATGCGGTCCAGGCGAATGCCCAGCAATCGGAGCAGGCCCAAGCACAGTCCGAGGCTCTCATTGCACTTCAAGCCGAGCTGCGTGCCCTCAACGATGTCCAGGCCACACAGAAACAGCAGAATAGCACGCTGCAGTCGCAGCTTGTGGAGGCTCAACAGCGTGCCGAGCAGCTGCAGGGCAAGGAGAAGCAGTTGCAGCAGGAGCTGCAAGAGCAGCGCGAGAAAAATAAT caacaacacaagcagctgcaggagcaacaacaattgcaacagcagcaacaaaagttgACAGCTGCTGCCAACGGCGCTTTGAGCGGTGGCAACTCGGCAAAGGGCGAACAGCAACGCATTCGCGAGCTGTACCAGCGTTTGTATCCGGATGCAGTTAAGGCGCATGCGGGCAACGCACTCAGCGCCTCCTTTGACGAGTGGCTGGAGCAGGTGCTGGCCACACacctgaagcagcagcaacagaagcagctgcTACTCGCAGCCCAGAGCAGTAGTAATAAGTCCACACAATCAACaaacaatggcagcagcaacagtagcagcagcgaacacaacagcaacaacaacaataataatacccaCAACAATATTAGTAGCAATAATAGTAATTCGAATAGCAAATCCCTCTTCGTTAGTGCTGCCGAGCAGCAAGAGCTGCAAACACAGAACCTAAAGCTGCGCAAGCGCAACGACGAACTCACGCAGCTGGTCACAAAGACG AGCAACACTCTGATTGACTTGGAGCAGCGAGCACGCGAGCAAGACGATCACTGGCGTGGCATTGTTAGCGAAAAGGAGCAGCTCATCTCGAAGCTGCAGCATGCCTCAAATGGCGAGCAA GACATTTAA
- the LOC133838352 gene encoding ribosome-binding protein 1 isoform X2 yields MDFHILIVIGCVFTASLLSFLFINKIFRRKTFEEVVAEKRALSANLYAQNKSGGNAASQRKPKKKELKREKKQRQREQQKDNASSNNEQDEQEDFSDGHSEEQNLEEEPGLSKQHVEFDPDPEVLNEQRRTSVNAEKENQANNNNINNNTKKGKKDKRNGAGPKAAAATAAVGILVNKNEAINVKQTPVEETPVLNNFEARPPKDVVELKKQEQKERKEENTKQQAQKKNGGAAAKKEKPTAAAVALINAAIEQPVEVPHVPKQQQVLKQQQQIGSPKLQNNVNKNKQQVNKKQQKETTLAAKDLVQALDKLAEHQTIGVSALMNVFSRAELNRSEIQILIDYLLNKQQDMPANHGDWSDDICQKLKRQLEEKEKQLAEEQEASIGIQAKLRELRQEVNTERAQMHGRSQAYNDKLASLNQDLVNANDKLTALGQDLAAANKERNELQAKLLHEKQASSQDLLLQLQRLQQDLVHKEKVIAEMTSFLNAESQQKNELIQQQTKQLLSLEQQRDELEARLNNSVFELEQRKQLETQNTELQLELRNLNNALETAKAELLQSQADLQRVCSTELPELRQQTAALEASNVTLNQQLSQANSHAVQANAQQSEQAQAQSEALIALQAELRALNDVQATQKQQNSTLQSQLVEAQQRAEQLQGKEKQLQQELQEQREKNNDVRLKNWKLIEALQNAEANARATIITTSTAKTKTNTALSVGVSARQD; encoded by the exons ATGGATTTCCACATACTGATTGTCATTGGTTGTGTGTTCACGGCATCTCTGTTGTCCTTTCTGTTCATCAACAAGATCTTTCGGCGTAAGACCTTCGAGGAGGTTGTAGCCGAGAAGCGCGCACTCAGCGCCAATTTGTATGCCCAGAATAAATCTGGTGGCAATGCAGCCTCCCAGCGGAAGCCCAAGAAGAAGGAGCTGAAGCGGGAGAagaagcagcgacagcgtGAACAGCAAAAGGAtaatgccagcagcaacaacgagcagGACGAACAGGAAGACTTCTCTGATGGTCATTCCGAGGAGCAGAATTTGGAAGAGGAACCCGGTTTGTCCAAGCAGCATGTCGAATTCGATCCGGATCCAGAAGTGTTGAACGAGCAGCGTCGCACTAGCGTCAATGCTGAGAAGGAGAACCAagccaacaataataacatcaacaacaacaccaagaaGGGCAAGAAGGACAAACGCAATGGAGCTGGACCCAAGGCTGCTGCAGCTACGGCTGCTGTCGGCATTCTGGTCAACAAGAATGAAGCGATCAACGTTAAGCAGACGCCAGTTGAGGAAACGCCCGTGTTGAACAACTTTGAGGCACGTCCGCCCAAGGATGTCGTCGAGCTGAAGAAGCAGGAGCAAAAGGAACGCAAGGAGGAAAACACCAAGCAGCAGGCTCAAAAGAAGAATGGCGGCGCTGCTGCCAAGAAGGAGAAACCAACCGCTGCTGCCGTGGCCCTCATCAATGCCGCCATTGAACAGCCTGTTGAGGTGCCACATGTgcccaagcagcagcaggtgctcaagcaacagcagcaaatcgGTTCACCCAAATTGCAGAACAATGTGAACAAGAACAAGCAACAGGTCAACAAGAAACAGCAGAAGGAAACAACTCTCGCAGCCAAGGATCTTGTCCAGGCTCTCGACAAGCTCGCCGAGCATCAGACCATTGGCGTCTCGGCTCTGATGAATGTCTTCTCACGTGCCGAACTCAATCGCTCCGAGATACAAATACTCATTGATTATCTGTTGAACAAACAGCAAGATATGCCCGCTAATCATGGCGATTGGTCCGATGACATCTGCCAGAAACTAAAGCGTCAActggaggagaaggagaaacaACTGGCTGAGGAACAGGAGGCCTCCATTGGCATCCAGGCTAAATTGCGTGAGCTGCGCCAAGAGGTGAATACCGAGCGTGCTCAAATGCATGGACGCAGCCAGGCCTACAACGACAAATTGGCCTCATTGAATCAGGATCTGGTCAATGCCAATGACAAATTGACCGCATTGGGTCAGGATCTGGCTGCTGCCAATAAGGAGCGTAATGAGTTGCAGGCCAAGTTATTGCACGAGAAACAGGCCAGCTCGCAAGATCTGTTGCTACAGCTGCAGCGTCTGCAGCAGGATCTGGTGCACAAGGAGAAGGTCATTGCGGAAATGACGAGCTTTTTGAACGCCGAGTCACAACAAAAGAATGAGCTGATTCAACAGCAGACAAAGCAACTGCTCTCACTGGAGCAGCAGCGCGATGAGCTCGAGGCTCGCCTCAATAACAGTGTCTTTGAGCTGGAGCAACGCAAGCAGCTCGAGACCCAGAACACTGAACTCCAGCTGGAGCTGCGCAATCTGAACAATGCTCTTGAGACGGCTAAGGCCGAACTGTTGCAATCCCAGGCCGATCTGCAACGCGTCTGCAGCACAGAATTGCCCGAGTTGCGTCAACAGACGGCCGCTCTGGAGGCCAGCAATGTCACACTCAACCAGCAGTTGAGCCAGGCCAACAGTCATGCGGTCCAGGCGAATGCCCAGCAATCGGAGCAGGCCCAAGCACAGTCCGAGGCTCTCATTGCACTTCAAGCCGAGCTGCGTGCCCTCAACGATGTCCAGGCCACACAGAAACAGCAGAATAGCACGCTGCAGTCGCAGCTTGTGGAGGCTCAACAGCGTGCCGAGCAGCTGCAGGGCAAGGAGAAGCAGTTGCAGCAGGAGCTGCAAGAGCAGCGCGAGAAAAATAAT GACGTTCGTCTGAAAAATTGGAAGTTGATTGAAGCGTTGCAAAATGCCGAAGCAAACGCtagagcaacaataataacaacatcaacagcaaagaCGAAAACAAATACAGCGCTAAGCGTAGGCGTAAGTGCACGACAAGATTAA